The following coding sequences lie in one Pseudomonadota bacterium genomic window:
- the rlmN gene encoding 23S rRNA (adenine(2503)-C(2))-methyltransferase RlmN, with product MLPAGKANLKDLLPAELEAWFESLGEKPFRARQIVKWLYQKYEHDFLSMTDLSRALRERLTELAFVPQLELVSYQRAAAGDTEKFLFRLPDGNAVESVLMHFDEHLGPGRATLCISTQVGCAMGCVFCASGQAGVLRNLATWEIVDQVLQVQKFIAPRDERIANLVYMGIGEPLANYTATLRSLKLVNHEEGLQIGMRHIAVSTSGLVPGIDRLAREKLPIRLAISLHSPHESLRSELMPINEVYPLASLMASCRAYQEATKRRITFEYCLIRDVNDSDEDAHAVGALLDGIHSLVNIIPLNPVDGYEGKRPGAMRVASFQRIVEGYGIKTTVRQTMGDDIDAACGQLRRTASTVLSGRTLSAARRKPLRARGDVAASPSSTALQP from the coding sequence ATGCTGCCAGCAGGCAAGGCGAATCTCAAGGATCTCCTGCCCGCGGAGCTGGAGGCCTGGTTTGAGTCTCTGGGCGAGAAGCCGTTTCGTGCCCGCCAGATCGTGAAGTGGCTCTACCAGAAATACGAGCACGACTTCCTGTCCATGACCGACCTGTCGAGGGCGTTGCGCGAACGTCTCACCGAGCTTGCCTTCGTGCCCCAGCTCGAGCTCGTCTCGTATCAGCGCGCCGCGGCGGGCGACACCGAGAAGTTCCTCTTCCGCCTGCCCGATGGAAACGCCGTGGAGAGCGTGCTCATGCACTTCGATGAGCATCTGGGGCCCGGCAGGGCCACGTTGTGCATCTCCACGCAGGTAGGCTGCGCCATGGGATGCGTCTTCTGCGCGTCCGGTCAGGCGGGGGTGCTGCGCAACCTCGCGACCTGGGAGATCGTCGATCAGGTGCTGCAGGTGCAGAAGTTCATCGCCCCTCGTGATGAGCGCATTGCCAACCTCGTGTACATGGGCATCGGTGAACCGCTCGCAAACTACACCGCGACGCTGCGCAGCCTCAAGCTGGTCAATCACGAGGAAGGCCTCCAGATCGGCATGCGCCACATCGCCGTCTCCACGTCGGGGCTGGTTCCCGGCATCGATCGGCTGGCGCGTGAGAAGCTGCCCATCCGCCTCGCCATCTCCCTTCACTCGCCCCACGAGTCGCTGCGCTCCGAGCTCATGCCCATCAACGAGGTCTATCCGCTGGCTTCGCTCATGGCGTCGTGCCGAGCCTATCAAGAGGCCACGAAACGGCGCATCACGTTCGAGTACTGCCTCATCAGGGACGTCAACGATTCTGACGAAGACGCCCACGCAGTAGGCGCGCTCCTCGACGGCATCCACAGCCTGGTGAACATCATCCCGCTTAACCCGGTCGACGGCTACGAGGGCAAGCGCCCAGGCGCGATGCGCGTCGCGTCGTTCCAGCGCATCGTCGAGGGCTACGGCATCAAGACCACGGTGCGTCAGACCATGGGCGATGACATCGACGCCGCCTGTGGCCAGCTGCGGCGCACGGCCTCGACGGTGCTATCGGGACGCACGCTGTCGGCGGCGCGTCGCAAGCCGCTTCGGGCCAGAGGCGACGTGGCGGCGTCTCCCTCGTCTACGGCGCTCCAGCCATGA
- a CDS encoding carboxymuconolactone decarboxylase family protein, with translation MSEDAIAARLARGHEKGRAMLGHRWERVVEALEAASPDLARYVVEFAYGEVYPRPGLDIRSREMVSITCLTLQGLRPQLKTHLIAALESGVSEAELVELFIHLALYAGFPTALFGMQTAREVFEERRGRA, from the coding sequence ATGAGCGAGGACGCCATCGCGGCCCGTCTCGCACGCGGCCACGAGAAGGGGCGCGCGATGCTGGGGCATCGCTGGGAGCGCGTGGTCGAGGCGCTCGAGGCGGCCAGTCCCGATCTGGCGCGCTACGTCGTGGAGTTCGCCTACGGTGAGGTGTACCCGAGGCCAGGCCTCGACATCCGATCGCGCGAGATGGTGTCGATCACGTGCCTCACGTTGCAGGGTCTGCGGCCGCAGCTCAAGACCCATCTCATTGCCGCACTCGAATCCGGAGTGAGCGAAGCCGAGCTTGTGGAGCTCTTCATCCACCTCGCCCTCTATGCCGGCTTTCCCACCGCGCTCTTCGGCATGCAGACCGCCCGAGAGGTGTTCGAGGAGCGCCGCGGTCGCGCCTGA